Proteins from a single region of Ochotona princeps isolate mOchPri1 chromosome 27, mOchPri1.hap1, whole genome shotgun sequence:
- the FKBP4 gene encoding peptidyl-prolyl cis-trans isomerase FKBP4 — protein MTAEEMKATESGAQSAPLPLEGVDISPKQDEGVLKVIKREGTGKETPMIGDRVFVHYTGWLLDGTKFDSSLDRKDKFSFDLGKGEVIKAWDVAVATMKVGELCRITCKPEYAYGSAGSPPKIPPNATLVFEVELFEFKGEDLTDEEDGGIIRRIRTRGEGYARPNDGAIVEVALEGYYKDRLFDQRELRFEVGEGDSLDLPCGIEKAIQRMEKGEQAILYLKPSYGFGDEGKEKFQIPPGAELKYELHLKSFEKAKESWEMNSEEKLEQSAIVKERGTVYFKEGKYKQALLQYKKIVSWLEYESSFSSEEVQKAQALRLASHLNLAMCHLKLQAFPAAIENCNKALEMDSNNEKGLFRRGEAHLAVNDFDLARADFQKVLQLYPSNRAAKAQLAVCQQRIRKQLAREKKLYANMFERLAEEESKAKEVAAGDHSDAEMKDGQNSMARSQSQVEAEA, from the exons ATGACCGCCGAGGAGATGAAGGCGACCGAGAGCGGGGCGCAGTCTGCGCCGCTGCCCCTCGAGGGCGTGGACATCAGCCCCAAGCAGGACGAAGGCGTGCTGAAG GTCATCAAGAGAGAGGGCACAGGCAAAGAGACCCCCATGATTGGGGACCGAGTGTTTGTCCACTACACCGGCTGGCTGTTAGATGGCACAAAGTTTGACTCCAGTCTGGACCGCAAGGACAAATTCTCCTTTGACCTGGGAAAAG GGGAGGTCATCAAGGCTTGGGATGTCGCCGTGGCAACCATGAAGGTGGGCGAATTGTGCCGTATCACCTGCAAACCCGAATATGCCTACGGTTCGGCAGGCAGCCCTCCGAAGATCCCCCCCAACGCCACACTGGTGTTTGAG GTGGAGTTGTTCGAGTTCAAGGGCGAGGACCTGACCGATGAAGAGGATGGTGGGATCATCCGCAGAATACGGACTCGGGGGGAAGGCTATGCGAGGCCCAACGACGGCGCAATCGTGGAGG TTGCACTGGAAGGCTACTACAAGGACCGGCTCTTTGACCAGCGGGAGCTGCGCTTTGAGGTCGGGGAGGGCGACAGCCTGGATCTGCCCTGTGGGATAGAGAAGGCCATTCAGCGCATGGAGAAGGGAGAACAGGCCATCCTGTACCTCAAGCCCAG TTATGGTTTTGGCGATGAGGGAAAGGAAAAGTTCCAGATTCCCCCAGGTGCCGAGCTGAAGTATGAGTTACACCTGAAGAGTTTTGAGAAG GCCAAGGAGTCATGGGAGATGAACTCCGAGGAGAAACTGGAGCAGAGTGCCATTGTGAAAGAGCGGGGCACCGTGTACTTCAAG GAAGGCAAGTACAAGCAAGCCTTGCTGCAGTACAAGaagattgtgtcctggctggagTACGAGTCAAGTTTCTCCAGTGAGGAGGTGCAGAAGGCACAGGCCCTGCGCCTGGCCTCCCACCTCAACCTGGCCATGTGTCATCTGAAGCTGCAGGCCTTCCCGGCAGCCATTGAAAACTGCAACAAG GCCCTGGAAATGGATAGCAACAATGAGAAGGGACTCTTCCGTCGGGGAGAGGCCCACCTGGCTGTGAATGACTTTGACCTGGCACGGGCTGACTTCCAGAAGGTCCTGCAGCTCTACCCCAGCAACAGAGCTGCCAAAGCCCAGCTGGCAGTGTGCCAGCAGCGGATCCGCAAGCAGCTCGCCCGGGAGAAGAAGCTCTATGCCAACATGTTTGAGAGGCTGGCGGAGGAGgagagcaag gcAAAGGAAGTAGCAGCTGGTGACCACTCGGACGCGGAGATGAAGGATGGACAGAACAGCATGGCCAGGAGCCAGTCCCAGGTGGAGGCAGAAGCATAG